A DNA window from Deltaproteobacteria bacterium contains the following coding sequences:
- a CDS encoding geranylgeranyl reductase family protein, which produces MHDADVIIAGAGPAGSTAARVLAKQGFSVLVVDRAAFPRPKLCGGLLTWKSMRLLEHLRVGRPADLIAAGVVDTVTDGFVLRHREKRLAQGRFAYPFHLVNRAAFDALLLDRARAAGAEVRVQCSVRGADSAGVLDTDQGRLRGRFVIGADGVNSGIRRACDVDKKDWVGGLASAIEIAVPWSESPRRTDRPELFAGVLSAGYGWFFPNRDRALLGICGLSRHTPNFRRAFLDFLGVLGVREPEDFVRHHPLRGHPLPYGNALDRPWAGNTLLVGDAAGLADPLLGEGIFYALLSGWYAAEAIAQALRGGSHPGRIYESRLAGCVAPEIRGANRLRWLLFGLERYVSPDALRGYFRLRTGALAEMVHGIRSYAWGRKKTWDF; this is translated from the coding sequence ATGCACGATGCCGATGTGATCATCGCCGGAGCCGGGCCGGCCGGAAGCACGGCCGCTCGGGTTTTGGCCAAGCAGGGGTTTTCCGTGTTGGTCGTGGACCGGGCCGCGTTTCCACGTCCCAAGCTTTGCGGCGGCCTGTTGACCTGGAAGTCCATGCGTCTGCTCGAACATCTGCGGGTGGGGCGTCCGGCGGATCTGATCGCGGCCGGCGTCGTGGACACGGTCACGGACGGATTCGTCTTGCGCCACCGCGAAAAGCGTCTGGCCCAAGGCCGGTTTGCCTATCCGTTTCATCTCGTGAACCGCGCCGCCTTCGATGCCCTCCTTCTGGATCGAGCCCGTGCCGCCGGAGCCGAGGTGCGCGTCCAGTGCTCCGTGCGTGGCGCTGATTCGGCCGGAGTCCTGGATACGGATCAGGGGCGATTGCGTGGTCGTTTTGTCATCGGCGCGGACGGGGTCAATTCCGGAATTCGCCGCGCCTGCGACGTGGACAAAAAGGACTGGGTCGGGGGGCTGGCCTCGGCCATCGAAATCGCCGTTCCCTGGTCCGAAAGCCCGCGCCGCACGGATCGGCCGGAGCTCTTCGCGGGTGTTTTGTCGGCCGGGTACGGATGGTTCTTCCCCAACCGGGACCGGGCTCTTTTGGGCATCTGCGGCCTGTCCCGGCATACGCCTAATTTTCGACGGGCCTTTCTGGATTTTCTGGGTGTTCTTGGCGTGCGCGAGCCCGAGGATTTTGTCCGCCACCATCCTCTCCGGGGCCACCCCCTGCCCTATGGCAACGCCCTGGACCGGCCATGGGCCGGGAACACGCTGCTTGTCGGCGACGCGGCCGGACTGGCCGATCCCCTTTTGGGCGAGGGTATTTTTTATGCCCTGCTTTCGGGCTGGTACGCGGCCGAGGCCATTGCCCAGGCCTTGCGCGGAGGCTCTCATCCAGGCCGGATTTACGAGTCCCGGCTGGCTGGGTGCGTTGCCCCGGAAATACGCGGCGCGAATCGGCTGCGTTGGCTTCTTTTTGGTCTGGAACGCTACGTGAGCCCCGACGCGCTGCGTGGCTATTTTCGTCTGCGTACCGGGGCCCTGGCCGAGATGGTCCACGGTATCCGCTCCTATGCCTGGGGGCGGAAAAAAACCTGGGATTTTTAA